The following are encoded in a window of Gemmatimonadota bacterium genomic DNA:
- the mtnP gene encoding S-methyl-5'-thioadenosine phosphorylase — protein sequence MSEAQIAVIGGTGFYGMEGLTDLEEVRPDTPFGDPSDAIVTGTLEGRRVAFLARHGRGHRLGPSEINMRANIFALKTLGVRWIISVSAVGSLQEEIRPRDFVIPDQLYDHTRHRTTSFFGDGLVVHVGLGEPFCGPLRELLVAGAESTGLTVHNGGTYLCMEGPQFSTKAESNVYRGWGFSVIGMTAAPEAKLAREAEICYAAIACSTDYDCWHEEHDSVTVDMIIENLNANVEHARQVIRHVVPAIPLDRTCHCHNALANAIVSDRDAVPAGTLEKLRPIVGRYFE from the coding sequence ATGTCCGAAGCACAGATCGCCGTCATCGGCGGCACGGGGTTCTACGGGATGGAGGGGCTTACGGATCTCGAGGAGGTCCGGCCGGACACCCCCTTCGGCGACCCCAGCGACGCCATCGTGACCGGCACCCTCGAGGGGCGCCGCGTAGCGTTCCTGGCCCGCCACGGCCGGGGCCACCGCCTGGGACCGTCCGAAATCAATATGCGGGCGAACATCTTCGCGCTGAAGACGCTGGGGGTTCGGTGGATTATCTCGGTAAGCGCCGTGGGCAGCCTCCAGGAAGAAATACGCCCGCGGGATTTCGTCATACCGGACCAGTTGTACGACCATACCCGGCACCGCACGACGAGCTTTTTCGGCGACGGCCTCGTGGTGCACGTAGGCCTGGGCGAGCCGTTTTGCGGACCACTGCGTGAATTGCTCGTCGCCGGCGCCGAATCGACGGGCCTGACCGTACACAACGGCGGTACCTACCTCTGCATGGAAGGACCGCAGTTCTCGACCAAAGCGGAGTCGAACGTCTACCGGGGCTGGGGGTTTTCGGTCATTGGGATGACGGCGGCGCCGGAAGCCAAGCTTGCCCGGGAGGCAGAGATCTGCTACGCCGCCATCGCGTGTTCGACCGATTACGACTGCTGGCACGAGGAACACGATTCCGTCACTGTAGACATGATCATCGAGAACCTGAATGCGAACGTGGAACATGCGCGCCAGGTCATACGCCACGTCGTGCCGGCCATACCGCTGGACAGGACGTGCCACTGTCACAACGCGCTGGCCAATGCCATCGTTTCCGACCGCGACGCGGTGCCCGCCGGCACGCTGGAGAAG